Proteins encoded in a region of the Rhizobium sp. CC-YZS058 genome:
- a CDS encoding MFS transporter yields the protein MAFPIPDIYRHPTVRTSMLAIFAFGFSGATTSPYQSVVGIKELGLGDGAYSAIMASAAAVNVLVSLLVGNFADRLGEYRRMMLVVCLFGILGYGAIYLVPTQAVFVGAALLVLPVYGALNSLLFANVRAVTRDMPGETIAEVNSGVRAMISLSWVLVPGLTGVLLAQSSTMLPAYLFAALAVVACLGLIAFAMPKVKPTEMLVINHMSYWAALAHVMSPRIAVRVLAVALVTGMLHVNGVVQPLIVVGPAGGKVGDIGVLVGIVALLEVAFILVLGRVVRRFGAMPVLAAGTGLYVLYLVLLGLSTAPWHLYALTLISGAGAAALISIPITYLQDLIADRPGLGSALISVNMFLSAGLGALLFALGTAVGTYSLASIIGGAAGAIGISLLILLDGFHPRPVA from the coding sequence ATGGCTTTCCCCATTCCCGACATCTACCGTCACCCGACCGTGCGCACCAGCATGCTCGCCATCTTCGCCTTTGGCTTTTCGGGCGCGACGACCTCGCCCTACCAGTCGGTGGTCGGCATCAAGGAGCTGGGGCTCGGCGATGGCGCCTATTCGGCAATCATGGCATCGGCCGCGGCGGTCAATGTGCTGGTCAGCCTGCTCGTCGGCAATTTTGCCGATCGGCTGGGCGAATATCGGCGCATGATGCTGGTCGTCTGTCTGTTCGGCATCCTCGGCTATGGCGCGATCTATCTGGTGCCGACCCAGGCCGTCTTCGTCGGCGCGGCGCTTCTCGTCCTGCCGGTCTATGGGGCGCTGAATTCGCTGCTTTTCGCCAATGTCCGGGCTGTTACGCGGGACATGCCGGGTGAAACGATCGCCGAGGTCAATTCCGGCGTTCGCGCCATGATCTCGCTCTCCTGGGTTCTGGTGCCGGGGCTGACCGGCGTCTTGCTGGCGCAATCATCGACCATGCTGCCGGCCTATCTCTTCGCCGCACTCGCCGTGGTGGCCTGTCTCGGCTTGATCGCCTTCGCCATGCCCAAGGTGAAACCGACCGAGATGCTGGTCATCAACCATATGAGCTACTGGGCAGCGCTCGCCCATGTCATGTCGCCGCGGATTGCGGTGCGGGTCCTGGCCGTCGCGCTCGTCACCGGCATGCTGCATGTCAACGGCGTGGTGCAGCCCTTGATCGTCGTCGGGCCGGCCGGAGGCAAGGTCGGCGATATCGGCGTGCTCGTCGGCATCGTCGCGCTCCTGGAGGTTGCTTTCATCCTCGTGCTCGGGCGGGTCGTGCGCCGCTTCGGCGCCATGCCGGTGCTGGCCGCCGGCACGGGGCTTTACGTGCTCTATCTGGTCCTGCTGGGTCTTTCCACGGCGCCCTGGCACCTCTACGCGCTGACGCTGATCAGCGGGGCAGGGGCAGCGGCGCTGATCAGCATACCGATCACCTATCTCCAGGATCTGATCGCCGACCGCCCGGGCCTCGGCAGCGCGCTGATTTCGGTCAACATGTTCCTGAGTGCCGGGCTCGGCGCGCTGCTCTTCGCGCTCGGCACCGCCGTCGGCACCTATTCCCTCGCCTCGATCATCGGCGGAGCGGCCGGTGCCATCGGCATTTCCCTGTTGATCCTGCTCGACGGTTTCCACCCGCGCCCCGTCGCCTGA
- a CDS encoding LysE family translocator yields the protein MTISNLIAYAGALFVAAAIPGPGMTAIVARALGSGFRETFLMGLGLILGDLVYLTGAVLGLSFLAQSFATVFFIIKIIGALYLLFIAWKLWTAGLISERIEARPPAGAVSAFLSGLFVTLGNPKTMLFYLALLPTLIDLEAVTLQDYVALVVITFLTLLSVLLPYILLASRARRLLGRPSALKALNRSAAGVLGATAVYIALRPA from the coding sequence ATGACCATTTCGAATCTCATCGCCTACGCAGGCGCCCTGTTCGTCGCCGCGGCCATTCCCGGCCCTGGCATGACCGCCATCGTGGCGCGGGCCTTGGGCTCCGGCTTTCGCGAGACCTTCCTGATGGGACTCGGCCTGATCCTCGGCGATCTCGTCTATCTGACCGGCGCCGTGCTCGGCCTTTCCTTCCTGGCGCAGAGTTTTGCGACGGTGTTCTTCATCATCAAGATCATCGGCGCGCTCTATCTCCTCTTCATCGCCTGGAAACTGTGGACGGCAGGTCTCATCAGCGAGCGGATCGAGGCGCGGCCGCCCGCAGGCGCGGTCTCGGCCTTCCTGTCCGGCCTCTTCGTCACGCTCGGCAATCCGAAGACCATGCTCTTCTACCTGGCGCTGCTGCCGACGCTGATCGACCTCGAGGCCGTGACGCTGCAGGATTATGTGGCGCTGGTGGTCATCACCTTTCTCACGCTGCTCTCCGTCCTGCTGCCCTATATCCTGCTCGCTTCCCGCGCACGCCGCCTGCTCGGCCGCCCTTCGGCGCTGAAGGCGCTCAATCGCAGCGCGGCCGGCGTTCTCGGCGCCACGGCCGTCTATATCGCGCTGCGGCCCGCCTGA
- a CDS encoding GntR family transcriptional regulator, translating to MAVTPADCLPAKGFPASAGPLYLQLRQALEEAIRAGRLKAGEALPAERDLAAKAGISRVTVRKAVEDLVRDGLLLRRQGSGTFVAAPPTRMEQSLSRLTSFSEDMARRGLATRAEWLERGLFPAAPAEMMALGLSADAMVARLGRLRIADDVPLAVERASVSASVLPDPAEVTGSLYTALAQAGARPVRAVQRLSAQAARPADAALLGIAPGSACLSIERVAYLATGRAVEFTHSLFRGDAYDFVAELTLGERT from the coding sequence ATGGCGGTTACCCCGGCAGACTGTTTGCCCGCGAAGGGCTTTCCCGCCAGCGCCGGGCCTCTTTATCTGCAGCTGCGCCAGGCGCTGGAGGAGGCGATCCGGGCCGGGCGACTGAAGGCGGGCGAGGCGCTGCCGGCCGAGCGCGATCTGGCTGCCAAGGCCGGCATCAGCCGCGTCACCGTGCGCAAGGCGGTGGAGGATCTGGTGCGCGATGGCCTGCTTCTGCGCCGGCAGGGGTCCGGCACCTTCGTCGCCGCGCCGCCGACACGCATGGAGCAGTCGCTTTCCCGGCTCACCTCTTTCTCAGAAGACATGGCCCGCCGGGGCCTTGCGACGAGAGCCGAATGGCTGGAGCGCGGCCTCTTTCCCGCTGCGCCCGCCGAAATGATGGCGCTCGGGCTTTCGGCCGATGCCATGGTGGCCCGTCTCGGGCGGCTGCGGATCGCCGACGATGTGCCCTTAGCTGTCGAGCGGGCCAGCGTCTCCGCCAGCGTTCTCCCGGATCCGGCTGAGGTCACGGGATCGCTCTACACCGCGCTTGCCCAGGCGGGCGCCCGGCCGGTGCGCGCCGTGCAGCGGCTGTCGGCGCAGGCTGCGCGGCCTGCGGATGCGGCTCTGCTCGGCATCGCGCCGGGTTCTGCCTGCCTGTCGATCGAGCGTGTCGCCTATCTCGCCACCGGCCGGGCGGTGGAATTCACCCATTCGCTGTTTCGCGGCGATGCCTATGATTTCGTCGCGGAGCTGACCCTCGGCGAGAGGACATGA
- a CDS encoding SIS domain-containing protein: MTDTTHMRREIDEIPQAAARLLEAAGGALDAAGTALREADPAFLVTIARGSSDHAALFLKYAIELTTGRPVASLGPSLASIYAAPIRLSGAASIAISQSGKSPDIVAMAQAATDAGAVSIALTNTLPSPIAAASRHAIDFAAGPEIAVAATKSFVNSIVAGLAILAAWTKDEALGRAVNALPEHFSRAVRLDWQPLADGIGEADSLFVLGRGPALAIASEAALKFKETSGLHAEAYSAAEVLHGPVALVERTFPVLGLAARDKAESSVAAILNDLAGKGARAFVTSSHASKAAPLPFVETGHPLTDALALVLPFYGFVEAFSRARGLNPDQPVALKKVTETR; encoded by the coding sequence ATGACCGACACGACCCATATGCGTCGCGAGATCGACGAGATCCCGCAGGCGGCCGCCCGGCTTCTTGAGGCTGCAGGCGGGGCCCTCGATGCGGCGGGTACCGCTCTGCGCGAGGCTGACCCCGCCTTCCTCGTCACCATCGCGCGCGGCTCGTCCGACCATGCCGCCCTGTTCCTGAAATATGCGATCGAGCTCACGACCGGCCGGCCGGTCGCCTCGCTCGGACCCTCGCTCGCCTCCATCTACGCGGCGCCGATCCGGCTTTCGGGCGCGGCCTCGATCGCCATCTCCCAATCGGGCAAGAGCCCCGACATCGTGGCCATGGCGCAGGCTGCGACCGATGCCGGCGCCGTGTCCATCGCGCTGACCAACACGCTGCCCTCGCCGATCGCCGCTGCCAGCCGGCACGCGATCGATTTTGCGGCCGGCCCGGAGATCGCGGTGGCCGCAACCAAATCCTTCGTCAATTCAATCGTCGCCGGCCTTGCCATCCTTGCCGCCTGGACGAAGGACGAGGCGCTCGGCCGAGCCGTCAACGCCCTGCCGGAGCATTTCTCCCGCGCCGTCCGGCTCGACTGGCAGCCGCTCGCCGATGGCATCGGCGAGGCGGATTCGCTCTTCGTGCTCGGTCGCGGCCCGGCCCTGGCCATTGCCAGCGAGGCGGCGCTGAAGTTCAAGGAAACCTCCGGCCTGCATGCCGAGGCCTATTCGGCGGCGGAAGTGCTGCACGGGCCGGTGGCCCTGGTCGAGCGCACCTTCCCGGTGCTGGGGCTTGCCGCCCGCGACAAGGCGGAAAGCTCGGTGGCCGCTATCCTCAATGATCTTGCAGGCAAGGGCGCGCGCGCCTTCGTCACTTCCAGCCACGCCAGCAAGGCCGCGCCGCTTCCCTTCGTCGAGACCGGCCACCCGCTCACCGATGCCCTGGCGCTTGTCCTGCCGTTCTACGGCTTCGTGGAGGCGTTTTCGCGGGCCCGCGGCCTCAACCCGGATCAGCCTGTCGCGCTGAAGAAAGTGACGGAAACCCGATGA
- the nagA gene encoding N-acetylglucosamine-6-phosphate deacetylase, with product MSRSFAVTGARIFDGQDWTENRALLVDQGLVTGLVPATDLPDGIERIDAGGALLVPGFVDLQVNGGGGVLFNDRPEPDAIEAICAAHARFGTTALLVTLITDTPEIRTAAIAAGRAARQADVPGFLGLHLEGPHLSLARKGVHDPSLIRPMQADDLDAHLACASFFDAVLATVAPENVTLEQVAALTRAGITVSLGHTDADYETIATYALAGARMVTHLFNAMSPLGSREPGTVGAALDLGTLHAGIIADGYHVDPVSMSVALRAKAGPGRIFIVTDAMSTIGSDQQSFTLNGRTILRKDGRLTAADGTLAGADIDMISSVRFAHQTLDLPLEEALRMASAYPADAIGLSARKGRLLPGLDADFLLLTTELEMIATYIGGEAVFSA from the coding sequence ATGAGCCGCTCCTTCGCTGTCACCGGCGCCCGCATCTTCGACGGCCAGGATTGGACCGAGAACCGGGCGCTTCTTGTCGATCAGGGTCTTGTCACCGGCCTTGTGCCGGCTACCGATCTGCCGGACGGCATCGAGCGTATCGACGCCGGTGGCGCGCTGCTGGTGCCGGGCTTCGTCGATCTCCAGGTCAATGGCGGCGGAGGCGTGCTCTTCAACGATCGCCCGGAGCCGGATGCGATCGAGGCCATCTGCGCTGCCCATGCCCGGTTCGGCACCACGGCCTTGCTGGTCACGCTGATCACCGACACGCCGGAGATCCGAACGGCGGCGATCGCGGCCGGCCGCGCCGCGCGACAGGCTGACGTTCCGGGCTTCCTCGGCCTGCATCTAGAAGGCCCGCATCTCTCGCTCGCCCGAAAGGGTGTGCATGATCCGTCCCTGATCCGGCCGATGCAGGCCGACGATCTCGATGCCCATCTCGCCTGCGCCTCGTTCTTCGATGCGGTGCTGGCGACCGTCGCGCCGGAAAACGTGACGCTGGAACAGGTGGCCGCGCTCACCCGTGCCGGCATCACCGTCAGCCTCGGCCATACCGACGCCGATTACGAGACGATCGCCACCTATGCGCTGGCCGGCGCGCGCATGGTCACGCATCTCTTCAACGCCATGAGCCCGCTCGGCTCGCGCGAACCGGGCACGGTCGGTGCGGCGCTCGATCTCGGCACGCTCCATGCGGGAATCATCGCCGATGGCTATCATGTCGATCCCGTGTCGATGTCGGTGGCGCTGCGCGCCAAGGCAGGGCCCGGGCGGATCTTCATCGTCACCGACGCCATGTCGACCATCGGCTCGGATCAGCAGTCCTTCACGCTGAACGGCCGCACCATCCTGCGCAAGGATGGCCGGCTGACGGCGGCGGATGGCACGCTGGCCGGTGCGGATATCGACATGATCTCCTCGGTGCGCTTTGCACACCAGACACTGGATCTGCCGCTCGAAGAGGCGCTTCGCATGGCGTCCGCCTATCCGGCGGATGCGATAGGCCTGTCGGCGCGCAAGGGCCGGCTTCTGCCGGGGCTCGATGCCGACTTCCTTCTGCTCACGACGGAGTTGGAGATGATCGCCACCTATATAGGCGGCGAGGCGGTCTTCTCAGCCTGA
- a CDS encoding copper homeostasis protein CutC produces MSAVLLEVCVDDAEGLDAAIAGGADRIELCAALALGGLTPSIGLMKRAAEAPIPVFAMIRPRAGGFVFSQDEIGLMETEIDAARAAGLSGVVLGASRPDHGLDLPTLARLIERADGLGRTLHRAFDLTPDKEAALEQAITLGFDRVLTSGGAMKAIDGLATLKALHAQAAGRISLMPGSGVTAANAAALLESGVRELHASCARPLEEGDATLLRFGFASEAMRRTDRETVRTLKAVLSG; encoded by the coding sequence ATGAGCGCCGTTCTCCTCGAAGTCTGTGTCGACGATGCCGAGGGGCTGGATGCGGCGATTGCCGGCGGGGCCGACCGGATCGAGCTGTGCGCGGCCCTGGCGCTCGGCGGCCTGACCCCGTCGATCGGCCTGATGAAGCGGGCAGCGGAGGCCCCGATCCCGGTCTTTGCCATGATCCGCCCGCGCGCCGGCGGCTTCGTCTTCAGCCAGGACGAGATTGGCCTGATGGAGACGGAGATCGACGCGGCTCGGGCGGCCGGCCTTTCCGGCGTCGTGCTCGGCGCCAGCCGGCCCGACCATGGCCTCGACCTGCCGACGCTGGCCAGGCTGATCGAACGCGCGGACGGGCTCGGTCGCACGCTGCACCGCGCCTTCGACCTCACCCCGGACAAGGAGGCGGCGCTGGAGCAGGCGATCACGCTCGGCTTCGACCGGGTGCTGACCTCCGGCGGCGCGATGAAGGCGATTGACGGGCTCGCGACGCTGAAAGCCCTTCATGCCCAGGCTGCAGGCCGCATCAGCCTGATGCCCGGCTCCGGCGTCACCGCCGCCAATGCCGCTGCGCTTCTGGAAAGCGGCGTGCGCGAACTGCACGCCTCCTGCGCCCGCCCGCTCGAAGAGGGCGACGCGACGCTTCTGCGTTTCGGCTTTGCCTCCGAGGCCATGCGCCGCACCGACCGGGAAACGGTGCGGACCTTGAAGGCCGTGCTGTCAGGCTGA
- a CDS encoding ROK family protein has product MIVCFDIGGSAIRGAVAASPEEIRPLSRRPTPLHDFEAFVGVLADLIAESGTQPERIALSIAGVVDPDSQAGKVANIPCIDGRILSADLQARLGMPVLVANDADCFALAEAGIGAGRGHRIVFGAIFGSGVGGGVVVNGRLINEAGGFAGEWGHGPVAAAFAGDPPVAIPAFACGCGQKGCIDAVGSARGMERLHEMLHGQRLESRAITQAWEAGDEKAARTIEILVDLVASPLALAINITGATIVPTGGGLSSSARLMAAIDVATRARTLRRFDRPLVVQGLCPTLYPGIEPGLIGAALLALGAGPQ; this is encoded by the coding sequence ATGATCGTCTGTTTCGATATTGGCGGATCGGCGATCCGTGGCGCGGTGGCCGCCTCGCCCGAAGAGATCCGCCCCCTGTCTCGCCGGCCCACACCGCTGCATGATTTCGAGGCTTTCGTGGGCGTGCTCGCCGATCTCATCGCCGAATCCGGCACGCAGCCGGAGCGGATCGCGCTGTCGATCGCCGGCGTGGTCGATCCGGACAGCCAAGCCGGCAAGGTCGCCAATATTCCCTGCATCGACGGACGCATCCTCTCGGCCGACCTGCAGGCGCGCCTGGGCATGCCGGTGCTGGTGGCCAATGATGCCGATTGCTTCGCCCTTGCCGAAGCCGGGATCGGCGCGGGACGCGGCCATCGAATCGTCTTTGGCGCGATCTTCGGCAGCGGCGTCGGCGGCGGGGTCGTGGTCAATGGCCGATTGATCAACGAAGCGGGCGGCTTTGCCGGCGAATGGGGCCATGGCCCGGTCGCCGCCGCCTTTGCCGGCGATCCGCCGGTCGCCATTCCCGCCTTTGCCTGCGGCTGCGGCCAGAAGGGCTGTATCGACGCCGTGGGCAGCGCGCGCGGCATGGAGCGACTGCATGAGATGCTGCACGGCCAGAGGCTGGAAAGCCGCGCCATCACCCAAGCCTGGGAAGCCGGAGACGAGAAGGCGGCCCGCACGATCGAGATCCTGGTCGATCTCGTCGCGTCGCCCTTGGCGCTCGCCATCAACATCACCGGCGCGACCATCGTGCCGACGGGCGGCGGCCTGTCCTCCTCCGCGCGGCTGATGGCGGCGATCGATGTCGCCACCCGCGCCCGCACGCTGCGCCGCTTCGACCGGCCGCTGGTGGTCCAGGGTCTTTGCCCGACGCTCTATCCCGGCATCGAACCGGGCCTGATCGGCGCCGCCCTGCTGGCGCTCGGAGCCGGGCCGCAATGA
- a CDS encoding amidase, with protein sequence MPHSITGRSAASLSVLLQSGPLDPVTLLEAVLEAVEGADPAIFTALCPERARREADAARRRLAEGRALGLLDGIPLAWKDLFDMAGMATAAGSAVLRSAPVATADAPVVAALCAAGMVAVGRTNMSEFAFSGLGLNPHYGTPENPRATGEARVTGGSSSGAAAAVAAGLVPVAIGSDTGGSVRIPAAFCGLVGYKASRCRYPMEGVFPLSTSLDTLGPLTRSVQDAIWVDAAMRGMTAPAVERTTLSGKTLVVPTSVIFDEAEAGVVSAFESGLARLAAAGARIERRTFPLFDEVLALGARHGALVTAEAYALHRARLETDAAAMDPRVANRVALGSRIAMADYVALLAARRRMVAAFAEEIGPDSLLVHPTVAHVAPKIAPLLADDALFVATNIRTLRNTMLTNFLDGCGVSLPCGAGEEGMPVGLLLSAPHGQDDRLLSAALAAEPLLMEL encoded by the coding sequence ATGCCGCATTCGATCACCGGCCGTTCCGCCGCCAGCCTGTCCGTCCTCCTGCAGTCCGGCCCTCTCGACCCGGTGACGCTTCTGGAGGCCGTGCTGGAAGCGGTGGAAGGGGCCGATCCGGCCATCTTCACCGCGCTTTGCCCCGAGCGCGCCCGCCGGGAAGCAGACGCCGCACGACGTCGCCTGGCCGAAGGACGCGCGCTCGGTCTTCTCGACGGGATCCCGCTCGCCTGGAAGGATCTGTTCGACATGGCCGGCATGGCGACGGCAGCCGGATCCGCCGTCCTGCGCAGCGCCCCCGTTGCAACGGCCGATGCCCCGGTCGTTGCCGCCCTTTGCGCGGCCGGCATGGTGGCCGTGGGACGCACCAATATGAGCGAGTTCGCCTTTTCCGGACTCGGCCTGAACCCGCATTACGGAACGCCGGAGAACCCGCGGGCCACGGGCGAGGCGCGGGTGACCGGCGGCTCCTCCTCCGGCGCGGCGGCCGCCGTGGCGGCAGGCCTCGTTCCTGTCGCGATCGGCAGCGATACCGGCGGCTCGGTGCGCATACCCGCCGCCTTCTGCGGGCTGGTGGGTTACAAGGCCAGCCGTTGCCGCTATCCGATGGAGGGCGTCTTCCCGCTGTCCACCAGCCTCGATACGCTGGGACCTCTGACCCGCAGCGTGCAGGATGCGATTTGGGTCGATGCCGCCATGCGTGGGATGACCGCACCGGCGGTGGAGCGGACGACGCTTTCCGGCAAGACCTTGGTCGTGCCGACGAGCGTGATCTTCGACGAGGCCGAGGCCGGCGTCGTCTCAGCCTTCGAGAGCGGCCTTGCCCGCCTGGCTGCCGCTGGCGCGCGGATCGAGCGGCGCACCTTCCCACTCTTCGACGAGGTTCTGGCGCTCGGTGCCCGCCATGGCGCGCTCGTGACCGCGGAGGCCTATGCCCTGCATCGGGCTCGGCTGGAAACCGACGCTGCGGCCATGGATCCGCGCGTGGCGAACCGCGTCGCGCTCGGCAGCCGCATCGCCATGGCCGATTACGTGGCCCTTCTCGCCGCCCGGCGGCGGATGGTCGCCGCCTTTGCCGAAGAGATCGGGCCCGACAGCCTGCTCGTTCATCCGACGGTCGCCCATGTCGCGCCGAAGATCGCCCCGCTGCTTGCCGATGACGCCCTGTTCGTCGCCACCAATATCCGCACGCTCCGCAATACGATGCTGACCAATTTTCTCGACGGCTGCGGTGTCTCCCTGCCCTGCGGCGCGGGCGAGGAGGGCATGCCGGTCGGGCTCCTGCTCTCCGCCCCGCATGGGCAGGACGACCGCCTGCTGTCCGCCGCGCTGGCGGCCGAACCCCTGTTGATGGAGCTCTGA
- a CDS encoding sulfate transporter family protein — translation MIVDAARAGLANLVAPETRSTFWKVLGLTLAALLLLWLALRETVLYVLTPYVTQMMPSAPDWAGWLTFFIGLLASIGLALALALVLAPVTALIAGFFLDDVAEVIERRDFPADPPGRALPFGTALIEGLKFLGVVLLGNLLALLLLLVPGVNLVAFFLVNGYLLGREFFEFAAMRHRSPAEARQFRARHKGRVFLAGLLLAAYLAVPLLNLTTPLFAAGLMVHLHKQLSRRDPQFGAAETRQRLQPA, via the coding sequence ATGATCGTCGATGCTGCACGCGCCGGCCTTGCCAATCTCGTTGCGCCGGAAACGCGCTCCACCTTCTGGAAGGTGCTCGGCCTCACGCTCGCGGCCCTCCTGCTTCTCTGGCTCGCGCTGCGCGAGACAGTGCTCTACGTCCTGACGCCCTATGTGACGCAGATGATGCCGAGCGCGCCGGACTGGGCGGGGTGGCTCACCTTCTTCATCGGGCTTCTGGCGAGCATCGGCCTTGCCTTGGCGCTGGCGCTCGTGCTGGCGCCGGTGACGGCGCTGATCGCCGGCTTCTTCCTGGACGATGTGGCGGAGGTGATCGAGCGGCGCGATTTTCCGGCCGACCCGCCGGGCCGCGCGCTCCCTTTCGGCACGGCGCTCATCGAGGGGTTGAAGTTCCTGGGCGTCGTGCTGCTCGGCAACCTGCTGGCTCTCCTCCTGCTGCTGGTGCCGGGCGTCAATCTCGTCGCCTTCTTCCTCGTCAATGGCTATCTGCTCGGCCGGGAGTTCTTCGAATTCGCCGCCATGCGCCATCGCAGTCCCGCCGAGGCCCGGCAGTTTCGCGCCAGGCACAAGGGGCGGGTGTTCCTCGCCGGCCTGCTGCTCGCCGCCTACCTGGCCGTGCCGCTTCTCAACCTGACCACGCCGCTCTTTGCCGCAGGGCTGATGGTGCATCTGCACAAGCAGCTTTCCCGGCGCGATCCGCAGTTCGGCGCGGCCGAGACCCGGCAGCGCCTGCAGCCGGCCTGA